Proteins from a genomic interval of Kaistia defluvii:
- a CDS encoding FadR/GntR family transcriptional regulator, whose translation MKNGDALSRASRTRPRIEGSARSGLHARLLNEIGLSIVRGELVPGDQLPNGDDWSAAFGASRTGLREVVKVLAGKGMVEMRPRTGTRVRPRKDWNFLDPDVLLWRFSARTTAEEARSLFELRRAIEPMAGALAAERASTEQIAELRALLDEMEQAGSDGERFAVPDLAFHQAILHMSGNELIGSLSALIETALVISFRLTDDNPAGQVHSLGLHRRIVETIEQRDPAATTKALIALLDGAEEDVRASLEARLSRLK comes from the coding sequence ATGAAGAATGGCGACGCCCTCTCCAGGGCCTCCCGGACGCGACCCCGCATCGAGGGCTCGGCCCGTTCCGGACTGCACGCGCGGCTGCTCAACGAGATCGGCCTCAGCATCGTCCGCGGCGAACTGGTGCCTGGCGACCAGTTGCCGAATGGCGACGACTGGAGCGCCGCTTTTGGCGCCAGCCGGACGGGCCTGCGCGAGGTCGTCAAGGTGCTGGCGGGCAAGGGCATGGTCGAGATGCGGCCGCGCACCGGCACCCGGGTCCGCCCCCGCAAGGACTGGAACTTCCTCGATCCCGACGTACTGCTCTGGCGCTTCAGTGCCCGGACGACAGCCGAGGAGGCTCGCTCGCTGTTCGAACTGCGCCGGGCGATCGAGCCGATGGCCGGCGCGCTGGCGGCCGAACGCGCCTCGACGGAACAGATCGCGGAATTGCGCGCGCTGCTCGACGAGATGGAACAGGCCGGCAGCGACGGTGAGCGCTTCGCCGTGCCGGACCTCGCCTTCCATCAGGCGATCCTGCACATGTCCGGCAATGAACTGATCGGCTCGCTCTCGGCCCTGATCGAAACCGCGCTGGTGATCAGCTTCCGCCTGACCGACGACAATCCGGCCGGGCAGGTCCATTCCCTCGGCCTGCATCGGCGCATCGTCGAGACGATCGAGCAGCGCGATCCCGCTGCCACGACGAAGGCGCTGATTGCGCTGCTGGATGGCGCGGAAGAGGACGTGCGCGCCTCGCTCGAAGCCCGCCTCAGCCGGCTGAAATAG
- the cydD gene encoding thiol reductant ABC exporter subunit CydD produces the protein MNTVESTTAAEKAVRPPAIEAKWLRTRGRVGRRAMGIAILVPLVSACLTVAQAYWLATILHRAIIDQVASSSQAAAILVLLGLVTARALLAWIGEAAGIRAAEDIKQAIRRDLFATLMRRGPDWMRQRASGELASQILDQVEALDGYFSRFVPAMIAAAVVPIAFAIGLMPVDLVVGIVLLVTAPLIPVFMALAGWGAEAASRQHLTALSRLSGMFADRLRGLLVLKLSGRAEDEIVRVRSASDEFATRTLAVLRIAFLSSAVLEFFAALGVAGVALYVGLTYIGLLDLRGAELGLQAGLFCLLMAPEVYMPLRTLAAHYHDRASAKAAVASLAATFENLPGVDEPVVAQGADWAPVSAIAVTARHLTVETPDRGTILSDATLEILPGETVALLGPSGIGKSTLIEVLARLRGHQGRIELGGVPLADIDERSLRQGVAALGQRPRLFHGTIASNIRLGRADATDAEVRAAAEQACVLDFADRLPGRLDTPIGERGRGLSGGEAQRVALARIFLRDPALVLLDEPTAHLDIETEARVMRAVLDFAAGRTLLIATHSIEVASLMDRICEIDDRHRIVRRALAATTSAMKGVA, from the coding sequence ATGAACACCGTCGAATCTACCACAGCTGCAGAAAAAGCTGTCCGCCCCCCGGCAATCGAGGCGAAATGGCTGAGGACGCGGGGTCGCGTCGGCCGTCGCGCCATGGGCATCGCCATCCTGGTGCCGCTCGTCAGCGCCTGCCTTACCGTGGCGCAGGCCTATTGGCTCGCCACGATCCTGCATCGCGCCATCATCGATCAGGTGGCCAGTTCGTCGCAGGCGGCGGCGATCCTGGTGCTGCTCGGCCTTGTGACCGCCCGCGCGCTGCTGGCCTGGATCGGCGAGGCGGCGGGCATCCGCGCCGCCGAGGACATCAAGCAGGCGATTCGCCGGGACCTGTTCGCGACGCTGATGCGGCGCGGGCCCGACTGGATGCGCCAGCGCGCCTCCGGCGAACTGGCCAGCCAGATCCTGGATCAGGTCGAGGCGCTGGACGGCTATTTCTCGCGCTTCGTGCCAGCGATGATCGCCGCTGCCGTGGTGCCGATCGCCTTCGCCATCGGTCTGATGCCGGTCGATCTCGTCGTCGGCATCGTTCTCTTGGTCACCGCGCCGCTCATCCCGGTCTTTATGGCGCTGGCCGGCTGGGGCGCGGAAGCCGCGAGCCGCCAGCACCTGACGGCCCTGTCGCGCCTGTCCGGCATGTTCGCCGACCGGCTGCGCGGCCTGCTCGTCTTGAAGCTGTCCGGCCGGGCAGAGGACGAGATCGTCCGCGTCCGCAGCGCCAGCGACGAGTTTGCGACGCGCACGCTGGCCGTGCTGCGGATCGCCTTCCTGTCCTCGGCGGTGCTCGAGTTCTTTGCCGCCCTCGGCGTGGCTGGCGTCGCGCTCTATGTCGGGCTGACCTATATCGGCCTGCTCGATCTGCGCGGCGCGGAGCTCGGCCTCCAGGCTGGCCTGTTCTGCCTGCTGATGGCGCCGGAGGTCTATATGCCGCTGCGCACGCTGGCGGCGCATTACCACGACCGCGCCAGCGCCAAGGCGGCCGTCGCCAGCCTGGCCGCGACGTTCGAGAACCTGCCCGGCGTCGACGAGCCTGTGGTGGCCCAGGGCGCCGACTGGGCTCCCGTCAGTGCCATCGCCGTCACGGCCCGCCATCTGACCGTCGAGACGCCCGATCGCGGCACCATTCTCTCGGATGCGACCCTCGAGATCCTGCCTGGCGAGACCGTGGCGCTGCTCGGCCCAAGCGGCATCGGCAAGTCGACGCTCATCGAGGTGCTGGCTCGCCTGCGGGGCCATCAGGGCCGAATCGAACTCGGCGGCGTGCCGCTCGCCGATATCGATGAGCGCTCGCTTCGCCAGGGCGTGGCGGCGCTCGGCCAGCGGCCGCGCCTGTTCCACGGCACCATCGCCAGCAACATCCGGCTCGGCCGCGCCGATGCGACCGACGCCGAGGTGCGCGCCGCCGCCGAGCAGGCCTGCGTGCTCGATTTCGCCGACCGTCTTCCGGGAAGGTTGGATACGCCGATCGGCGAACGGGGCAGGGGACTTTCCGGCGGCGAGGCGCAGCGCGTGGCGCTTGCCCGCATCTTCCTGCGCGACCCGGCGCTGGTGCTGCTCGACGAGCCGACCGCGCATCTGGACATCGAGACCGAGGCCCGCGTCATGCGCGCCGTTCTGGATTTTGCGGCCGGCCGAACCCTGCTGATCGCCACCCACTCCATCGAGGTCGCGAGCCTGATGGATCGGATCTGCGAGATCGACGACCGCCATCGAATCGTCCGGCGCGCTCTCGCGGCGACGACTTCTGCCATGAAGGGAGTGGCGTGA
- a CDS encoding putative quinol monooxygenase yields MLKVIAQDFIQPEAVEIVLPFYRELVELTRQEPLCIAYDLFIDQKDPGHFIFIETWPDRAALDIHCATEHFTRLVPLINAHQRQDGTFILMDEFSG; encoded by the coding sequence GTGCTCAAAGTCATTGCGCAGGATTTCATTCAGCCCGAGGCCGTGGAAATCGTGCTGCCGTTCTATCGAGAATTGGTGGAGCTCACGCGTCAGGAGCCGCTTTGCATCGCCTATGATCTCTTCATTGACCAGAAGGATCCGGGACATTTCATCTTCATCGAGACGTGGCCCGACCGCGCGGCCCTCGATATCCACTGCGCCACGGAGCACTTCACGCGTCTCGTGCCATTGATCAACGCGCATCAGCGGCAGGACGGCACGTTCATCCTGATGGATGAGTTTTCCGGCTGA
- the cydX gene encoding cytochrome bd-I oxidase subunit CydX: MWYFSWILGLSLACAFGILNAMWYELRDDRLKGRIAITPAED, from the coding sequence ATGTGGTACTTTTCCTGGATCCTCGGCCTCAGCCTGGCCTGCGCCTTCGGCATCCTCAACGCCATGTGGTACGAGCTGCGCGACGACCGGCTGAAGGGTCGCATCGCGATCACCCCGGCCGAAGACTAA
- the amaB gene encoding L-piperidine-6-carboxylate dehydrogenase, whose amino-acid sequence MTIAIQNTLATEVDALLSGMGVTAARTGGTLAVHSPITGEELARLVEIDAAGAKAAIDTAHTAFLAWRNVPAPKRGELVRLLGEELRAHKAALGRLVSIEAGKIVSEGLGEVQEMIDICDFAVGLSRQLYGLTIATERSDHRMMESWHPLGVTGIISAFNFPVAVWSWNAALALVCGNSVVWKPSEKTPLTALATSALFERALKRFVEEGGSAPEGLSALLIGGREIGEVLVDHPRVPLVSATGSTAMGRIVGPRLAGRFARAILELGGNNAAIICPSADLDLTLRGVAFAAMGTAGQRCTSLRRLFVHDSIYDSFVPRLKQAYGSVTIGNPLESGTLVGPLIDAAAYKGMQSALDAAKAAGGSVTGGDRVDGEKAANAFYVRPAIVEMPEQSGPVAHETFAPILYVMRYSDFEEALELHNDVPQGLSSSIFTNDLREAETFLSVRGSDCGIANVNIGPSGAEIGGAFGGEKETGGGRESGSDAWKAYMRRATNTINYGKTLPLAQGVKFDVA is encoded by the coding sequence ATGACCATCGCCATCCAGAACACCCTCGCGACCGAGGTCGATGCCCTGCTTTCCGGGATGGGGGTCACCGCCGCGCGAACGGGCGGCACGCTCGCCGTGCATTCGCCGATCACCGGCGAGGAGCTGGCGCGCCTGGTCGAGATTGACGCCGCCGGCGCCAAGGCGGCGATCGACACGGCGCACACCGCCTTCCTCGCCTGGCGCAATGTCCCGGCGCCGAAGCGCGGCGAATTGGTGCGCCTGCTCGGCGAGGAACTGCGCGCCCATAAGGCGGCGCTTGGCCGCCTCGTCTCGATCGAGGCCGGCAAGATCGTTTCCGAAGGCCTTGGCGAGGTGCAGGAGATGATCGACATCTGCGATTTCGCCGTCGGCCTGTCGCGCCAGCTCTACGGCCTGACCATCGCCACCGAGCGTAGCGACCACCGCATGATGGAGAGCTGGCATCCGCTCGGCGTCACCGGCATCATCTCGGCCTTCAACTTCCCCGTCGCCGTCTGGTCCTGGAATGCGGCGCTGGCGCTTGTCTGCGGCAACAGCGTCGTCTGGAAGCCGTCTGAGAAGACGCCGCTGACGGCGCTCGCGACCTCGGCTCTGTTCGAGCGCGCGCTCAAGCGTTTCGTTGAAGAAGGCGGGAGCGCGCCGGAGGGCCTCTCCGCCCTGCTGATCGGCGGTCGGGAGATCGGCGAAGTGCTGGTCGACCATCCGCGCGTTCCGCTGGTCTCGGCCACCGGCTCGACCGCGATGGGCCGCATTGTCGGCCCCCGCCTCGCCGGCCGCTTCGCCCGCGCCATCCTGGAGCTGGGCGGCAACAATGCTGCCATCATCTGCCCCTCGGCCGATCTCGACCTGACGCTGCGCGGCGTCGCCTTCGCCGCCATGGGCACGGCGGGCCAGCGCTGCACGTCGCTGCGACGCCTGTTCGTGCATGACAGCATCTACGACAGCTTCGTGCCGCGGCTGAAGCAGGCCTATGGATCTGTGACGATCGGCAACCCGCTCGAATCCGGCACGTTGGTCGGCCCGCTGATCGACGCGGCCGCCTATAAGGGCATGCAGTCGGCGCTCGATGCCGCCAAGGCCGCCGGCGGCAGCGTTACCGGCGGCGACCGAGTGGATGGGGAAAAGGCGGCCAACGCCTTCTACGTGCGCCCGGCCATCGTCGAAATGCCGGAGCAGAGCGGGCCCGTGGCGCATGAGACCTTCGCGCCGATCCTCTATGTGATGCGCTATTCGGATTTCGAGGAGGCGCTGGAATTGCACAACGACGTGCCGCAGGGCCTCTCCTCGTCGATCTTCACCAATGACCTGCGCGAAGCCGAAACGTTCCTGTCGGTGCGCGGCTCGGATTGCGGCATCGCTAACGTCAATATCGGCCCGTCCGGCGCCGAGATTGGTGGCGCTTTCGGTGGCGAGAAGGAGACGGGCGGCGGTCGCGAATCCGGCTCCGACGCTTGGAAAGCCTATATGCGCCGCGCCACCAACACCATCAATTACGGCAAGACGCTGCCGCTGGCGCAGGGTGTCAAGTTCGACGTCGCCTGA
- a CDS encoding CorA family divalent cation transporter — protein MPADRMARPVSGVIWAYRFDGKGQAAPVAFDACIRPLAPGEGFLWVHLDFVDRLARDWIAGIDWLGPQARRLLLSPDDYPALEYDASSVWGRFSDTLQDPDEDSDRTVPMRFAFGPGYLVSGRRHPVRAAALTRTKIDSGHPVGGPVALFEVMIEQVLRAIAETLRASRTEADSIEDRVLDERLHDESRRLGPLRRTAVKLHRQLSGLRSILREFAEDEHVDGSHVASRAAAERLLRRIETLDQEVQEVQDRARFLQDEIAAKLATISNRHLYVLSVMTALLMPPTLVTGFFGMNTGGLPFLEGAHGWIGASLIGGLASGCTLLLLKRLGFFE, from the coding sequence TTGCCGGCTGACCGGATGGCGCGGCCCGTGTCGGGCGTGATCTGGGCGTATCGCTTCGATGGCAAAGGGCAGGCGGCGCCGGTGGCGTTCGATGCCTGCATCCGGCCGCTTGCTCCGGGCGAGGGGTTCCTCTGGGTCCACCTCGACTTCGTCGACAGGCTGGCGCGCGACTGGATCGCCGGCATCGATTGGCTCGGGCCGCAGGCGCGACGGCTGCTCCTGAGCCCGGACGATTATCCCGCGCTCGAATATGACGCGTCCTCGGTGTGGGGCCGCTTCTCCGACACGCTGCAGGATCCCGACGAGGACAGCGACCGCACGGTGCCGATGCGTTTCGCCTTCGGCCCGGGCTATCTGGTTTCCGGCCGCCGCCATCCGGTCCGAGCCGCCGCTCTGACGCGGACGAAGATCGATAGCGGTCATCCCGTCGGCGGACCGGTTGCCTTGTTCGAGGTGATGATCGAACAGGTTCTGCGCGCCATCGCGGAAACGCTGCGTGCCTCGCGGACGGAGGCCGATTCGATCGAGGATCGCGTGCTCGACGAGCGCCTGCACGACGAATCGCGCCGTCTCGGCCCCTTGCGGCGCACAGCCGTGAAATTGCACCGCCAGCTATCAGGCCTGCGCAGCATCCTGCGCGAATTCGCCGAGGATGAACACGTCGACGGCAGCCACGTCGCCTCGCGCGCGGCAGCGGAACGGCTCTTGCGCCGGATCGAGACGCTCGACCAGGAAGTGCAGGAGGTGCAGGACCGCGCGCGCTTCCTGCAGGACGAGATCGCGGCGAAGCTGGCCACAATCAGCAACCGGCATCTCTATGTGCTGTCGGTCATGACGGCGCTGCTGATGCCGCCGACGCTGGTCACCGGCTTCTTCGGCATGAACACCGGCGGTCTCCCCTTTCTCGAGGGCGCGCATGGCTGGATCGGCGCGTCGCTGATCGGCGGCCTGGCCTCGGGCTGCACCCTGCTGCTGCTGAAACGGCTCGGCTTCTTCGAATAG
- a CDS encoding inositol monophosphatase family protein, which produces MNSLDIARRHAFAQEIAREAGAIARRYFHSGDAIGAMEKGAHDLVTQADLEIDRFLIERLRQAFPKDGILTEESGGSAAPNLWVIDPIDGTTNFARRIPHFAVSIAFHAEGRTESGVVYNPVLDEMFVARRGFGATCNGQPIRVRPTRGVTDALIDAGYSSKRPLADYVALVGRLLESDFAFVQNGSAAIGLAQVACGRIDGYCELFLHSWDVLAGLLLVEEAGGWVSDFTAQNGLLQGSAVLAGTPAIREPLQRVLPIAIATGAPPR; this is translated from the coding sequence ATGAACAGCCTCGACATCGCCCGCCGCCACGCCTTTGCCCAAGAAATCGCGCGCGAGGCGGGGGCCATCGCCCGGCGCTACTTTCATTCAGGCGACGCCATTGGCGCCATGGAGAAGGGAGCGCACGATCTCGTCACCCAGGCGGATCTCGAGATCGACCGGTTCCTGATCGAGCGGCTGCGGCAGGCCTTTCCGAAGGATGGCATCCTGACCGAGGAGTCGGGTGGCAGCGCGGCTCCGAACCTTTGGGTGATCGATCCGATCGACGGCACCACGAATTTCGCGCGCCGGATCCCCCATTTCGCCGTCTCGATCGCCTTTCACGCGGAGGGGCGCACCGAGAGCGGCGTCGTCTACAATCCCGTCCTGGACGAGATGTTCGTGGCGCGGCGCGGTTTCGGCGCGACCTGCAACGGGCAGCCGATCCGCGTGCGGCCCACCCGGGGTGTAACCGACGCCCTCATCGACGCCGGCTATTCGTCGAAGCGCCCCTTGGCCGACTACGTGGCGCTGGTCGGCCGGTTGCTGGAGAGTGACTTCGCCTTTGTGCAGAACGGCTCGGCGGCGATCGGGCTGGCCCAGGTCGCCTGCGGCCGCATTGACGGCTATTGCGAACTGTTCCTGCACAGCTGGGACGTGCTGGCCGGCTTGCTTTTGGTCGAAGAAGCCGGCGGCTGGGTGAGCGACTTCACCGCCCAGAACGGGCTTCTGCAGGGCAGTGCGGTTCTGGCCGGCACCCCCGCCATCCGCGAGCCGCTGCAGCGCGTCCTGCCGATAGCGATTGCCACCGGCGCCCCGCCTCGGTGA
- a CDS encoding cytochrome ubiquinol oxidase subunit I, translating to MIDIDIVTLSRLQFAATAMYHFLFVPLTLGLSFLMAIMESVYVMTGREIWRRMTLFWGTCFGINFAMGVATGVVMEFQFGMNWSYYSHYVGDIFGAPLALEGLMAFFLEASFVGLFFFGWDRMSKVGHLIVTWLVAFGANFSALWILVANGWMQHPVGAVFNPDTMRMEVTDFMAVVFNPVAQAKFVHTVSAGYVTGAMFVMAVSSWYLLRGRHQEFAKRSMAVAASFGLAAALSVVVLGDESGYVTTENQKMKIAGMEAMWHTEPAPAAINVIAFPNMEKQENSFAISVPYLLGLIGTRSLTTELPGILNLVDSAHERIRDGIEAYVALQKVRANPADSEARAVFDAKWPNLGYGLLVKQFRTDIENATPEDITKAANSTIPNVPVLFWSFRVMVGLGFYFIAFFGAAFWIASRHKLGEKRWTLWLALFSLPLPWLAIECGWLLAEYGRQPWAIEGVLPTFYAASGLTLWDLAISLALFLAIYTVLAIIEVVLMVKTIKKGPLDHNPFESAPAGAGVLPVTAAAAPKL from the coding sequence ATGATTGATATCGATATTGTCACCCTGTCGAGGCTGCAGTTCGCAGCCACGGCGATGTATCATTTCCTTTTCGTTCCCCTGACGCTCGGGCTCTCTTTCCTGATGGCGATCATGGAGAGCGTCTACGTTATGACCGGCCGCGAAATCTGGCGGCGAATGACCCTATTCTGGGGAACCTGCTTCGGTATCAACTTCGCCATGGGCGTTGCTACCGGCGTCGTCATGGAATTCCAGTTCGGCATGAACTGGTCCTATTACAGCCACTATGTCGGCGACATTTTCGGCGCGCCGCTGGCCCTCGAAGGGCTGATGGCCTTCTTCCTCGAGGCGTCGTTCGTCGGCCTGTTCTTCTTCGGCTGGGACCGCATGTCCAAGGTCGGACATCTGATCGTCACCTGGCTGGTCGCCTTTGGCGCGAATTTCTCGGCGCTCTGGATCCTGGTCGCCAATGGCTGGATGCAGCACCCGGTCGGCGCCGTCTTCAATCCTGACACCATGCGCATGGAAGTCACCGACTTCATGGCCGTCGTGTTCAACCCGGTTGCCCAAGCCAAGTTCGTCCACACGGTGAGCGCAGGCTACGTCACCGGCGCGATGTTCGTGATGGCCGTCAGCTCCTGGTACCTGCTGCGTGGCCGCCACCAGGAATTCGCCAAGCGCTCCATGGCCGTTGCCGCCAGCTTCGGCCTCGCCGCGGCGCTGTCCGTCGTCGTGCTCGGTGACGAGAGCGGCTATGTGACGACCGAAAACCAGAAGATGAAGATCGCCGGCATGGAAGCCATGTGGCACACCGAGCCGGCGCCGGCCGCGATCAACGTCATCGCCTTCCCCAACATGGAGAAGCAGGAAAACTCCTTCGCCATCAGCGTCCCCTACCTGCTGGGCCTGATCGGCACCCGCTCGCTGACGACTGAACTACCCGGCATCCTCAACCTGGTGGACTCCGCGCATGAGAGGATCCGCGACGGCATCGAGGCCTATGTCGCGCTGCAGAAGGTCCGCGCCAACCCCGCCGACAGCGAAGCCCGCGCCGTATTCGACGCGAAGTGGCCGAACCTCGGCTATGGTTTGCTGGTCAAGCAGTTCCGCACCGACATCGAGAACGCCACGCCGGAAGACATCACCAAGGCAGCGAATTCGACCATCCCGAACGTGCCGGTGCTGTTCTGGAGCTTCCGCGTGATGGTGGGTCTCGGCTTCTACTTCATCGCCTTCTTCGGCGCCGCTTTCTGGATCGCCTCGCGGCACAAGCTCGGCGAGAAGCGCTGGACGCTGTGGCTGGCACTGTTCAGCCTGCCGCTGCCCTGGCTCGCGATCGAATGCGGCTGGTTGCTAGCCGAGTACGGCCGCCAGCCCTGGGCGATCGAAGGCGTGTTGCCGACCTTCTACGCGGCATCGGGGCTCACCCTCTGGGATCTCGCCATCAGCCTCGCCCTGTTCCTGGCCATCTACACCGTGCTGGCGATCATCGAGGTCGTGCTGATGGTCAAGACCATCAAGAAGGGACCGCTGGACCATAACCCCTTCGAGTCCGCTCCTGCGGGTGCCGGTGTCCTGCCGGTGACGGCAGCCGCCGCTCCGAAGCTCTGA
- a CDS encoding CsbD family protein yields MSSTSDKIKGLANEAAGNVKQGVGKMTDNDRLRAEGKAQEVKGEAQQAVGKAKDAVKNVVDKA; encoded by the coding sequence ATGAGCAGCACGAGCGACAAGATCAAGGGCCTCGCCAACGAAGCAGCCGGCAACGTGAAGCAGGGTGTTGGCAAGATGACTGATAATGATCGCCTGCGCGCCGAGGGCAAGGCTCAGGAAGTCAAGGGCGAAGCCCAGCAGGCTGTTGGCAAGGCCAAGGACGCCGTCAAGAACGTCGTCGACAAGGCCTGA
- the cydB gene encoding cytochrome d ubiquinol oxidase subunit II — MSNIVPIDYETLRLLWWMLLGILLIGFAVMDGFDLGIGALLPFVAKTDEERRIVINVVGPVWEGNQVWLILGGGAIFAAFPLLYAVSFSGLYLAMMVILIALILRPVGFKYRSKIGDTGWRSKWDMVLCFCGTVPALILGVAVGNVLLGLPFELDGTMRTFYRGNFFQLLTPFALLTGLVSLSMLIMHGAALLTWKTSGPIADRARTYGRWAALAAIVLFALAGVWIAYGIGGHVITSVIDPNGQSNPLGKTAMVETGAWLANYKTYPWMMIAPIAGFVGLVLALVGFTIRKPALTFITSGLGVFGIIATAGVSLFPFLLPSSINPNAGLTIWDASSSHLTLWIMLLSTGFFLPIILLYTAFIYRVMRGKVTGDSMAKNPNAY; from the coding sequence ATGAGTAACATTGTGCCTATCGACTATGAGACGCTCCGCCTCCTCTGGTGGATGCTCCTCGGCATTCTGCTGATCGGCTTCGCGGTCATGGACGGCTTCGATCTCGGCATCGGCGCCCTCCTCCCGTTCGTCGCTAAGACGGACGAAGAACGGCGTATCGTGATCAACGTCGTCGGCCCGGTCTGGGAAGGCAACCAGGTCTGGCTGATCCTGGGCGGCGGCGCCATCTTCGCCGCCTTCCCCCTGCTCTATGCCGTGTCGTTCTCCGGCCTCTATCTGGCGATGATGGTGATCCTGATCGCCCTCATCCTGCGGCCGGTCGGCTTCAAGTATCGCAGCAAGATCGGCGATACCGGCTGGCGCTCGAAGTGGGACATGGTGCTTTGCTTCTGCGGCACCGTCCCGGCCCTGATCCTTGGCGTTGCCGTCGGCAACGTGCTGCTCGGCCTACCCTTCGAGCTCGACGGCACGATGCGGACCTTCTATCGCGGCAACTTCTTCCAGCTGCTGACGCCGTTCGCGCTTCTGACCGGCCTCGTCAGCCTCTCCATGCTGATCATGCATGGCGCGGCGCTGCTGACCTGGAAGACGTCGGGCCCGATCGCCGACCGCGCCCGTACCTATGGCCGGTGGGCGGCGCTCGCCGCGATCGTGCTGTTCGCACTTGCCGGCGTCTGGATCGCCTACGGCATTGGCGGGCATGTGATCACCAGCGTCATCGATCCGAACGGCCAATCCAACCCGCTCGGCAAGACGGCGATGGTCGAGACCGGCGCCTGGCTCGCCAACTACAAGACCTATCCCTGGATGATGATCGCGCCGATCGCGGGCTTCGTCGGCCTGGTACTGGCTCTGGTGGGCTTCACCATCCGCAAGCCGGCCCTCACCTTCATCACCTCGGGGCTGGGCGTCTTCGGCATCATCGCGACGGCGGGCGTCTCGCTCTTCCCGTTCCTGCTGCCGTCCTCGATCAACCCCAATGCCGGCCTGACGATCTGGGACGCCTCGTCCTCGCATCTGACGCTCTGGATCATGCTGCTCTCGACCGGCTTCTTCCTGCCGATCATCCTGCTCTACACGGCCTTCATCTACCGGGTCATGCGCGGCAAGGTGACGGGAGACAGCATGGCCAAGAACCCCAACGCCTACTGA
- a CDS encoding NAD(P)/FAD-dependent oxidoreductase, with amino-acid sequence MQNDPLSHGLWERTAPPSPVTTALSRALTADVVVVGGGYTGLSTALHAAQDGLDVVLLEGVEFGFGGSGRNVGLVNAGMWVMPDDLPAALGPLYGDRLLDLLGNAPKLVFELVRAHNIACELEMAGTLHCAVGGKGLIEIQQRAAQWGARGAAVRLLDATETAAKLGSRAYAGSLLDMRAGTVQPLAYVRGLAHAAIRVGARLFTQSPVRQAEKVPTGWRVTTDRGSVTARWVVVATDAYTNMPWPEIRTEQVHLPYFNFATLPLSAELRQSILPERQGAWDTKEVLTSFRFDRAGRLVFGSVGALRGTGAAVHRAWAKRALAKIYPQIGDIDFEAEWYGQIGMTDNSLPRFHRLAENVIAFSGYNGRGIAPGTVFGRVLADHIAGRIAEADLPLPVTAPQDARLRRLKEAYYEVGAQIAHLADARL; translated from the coding sequence ATGCAGAACGACCCGCTATCGCACGGCCTCTGGGAGCGGACGGCTCCCCCGTCTCCCGTCACGACGGCGCTTTCCCGCGCCCTGACGGCGGACGTGGTGGTGGTCGGCGGCGGCTATACCGGCCTTTCGACGGCGCTGCATGCGGCCCAGGACGGGCTCGACGTGGTGCTGCTGGAAGGCGTCGAATTCGGTTTCGGCGGCTCAGGACGGAATGTAGGTCTGGTCAATGCCGGCATGTGGGTCATGCCCGACGACCTGCCGGCAGCCCTCGGCCCCCTCTATGGCGACCGCCTGCTCGACCTGCTCGGCAACGCGCCGAAGCTCGTCTTCGAACTGGTCCGCGCCCATAACATCGCCTGCGAACTGGAGATGGCGGGGACGCTGCATTGCGCCGTGGGAGGCAAGGGCCTGATCGAAATCCAGCAGCGTGCCGCACAATGGGGCGCGCGTGGCGCGGCGGTGCGCCTGCTCGATGCGACCGAAACGGCGGCCAAGCTCGGCAGCCGCGCTTATGCCGGATCGCTGCTCGACATGCGCGCCGGAACGGTTCAGCCGCTGGCCTATGTCCGCGGCCTCGCCCATGCCGCCATCCGCGTTGGCGCACGGCTGTTCACCCAGAGTCCGGTCCGCCAGGCCGAGAAGGTCCCGACGGGCTGGCGCGTGACCACGGATCGCGGCAGCGTCACCGCCCGCTGGGTCGTCGTGGCGACCGACGCCTATACCAACATGCCTTGGCCCGAAATCCGGACCGAGCAGGTGCACCTGCCCTATTTCAACTTCGCCACCCTGCCGCTCAGCGCGGAGCTGCGCCAATCGATCCTGCCCGAGCGCCAGGGCGCGTGGGATACGAAGGAAGTTCTAACCTCGTTTCGCTTCGACCGTGCCGGCCGGCTGGTGTTCGGCAGCGTCGGCGCCTTGCGCGGCACCGGGGCTGCGGTGCACCGCGCCTGGGCCAAGCGGGCCCTCGCCAAGATCTATCCGCAGATCGGCGATATCGACTTCGAGGCCGAGTGGTACGGGCAGATCGGCATGACCGACAACAGCCTGCCGCGCTTCCACAGGCTGGCCGAGAACGTCATCGCCTTCTCGGGCTATAATGGTCGCGGCATTGCCCCGGGCACCGTGTTCGGCCGGGTGCTCGCCGACCATATCGCCGGCCGGATCGCGGAGGCCGATCTGCCGCTGCCGGTCACCGCGCCACAGGACGCGCGCTTGCGTCGCCTCAAGGAAGCCTATTACGAAGTAGGGGCGCAGATCGCCCATCTCGCCGATGCCCGGCTCTGA